The proteins below come from a single Zhouia spongiae genomic window:
- a CDS encoding DoxX family protein, translated as MGTVKTLNKWANAHTYYPLDLVRIALGVFLFFKGIHFIGNTELLIELIDPLKNWAGSLMMVHYVAPAHLIGGLLIAFGLLTRWAIIAQLPILIGALAINFFGPMDTKSFLTALIVLIVCAFFLVYGSGKHSADYYFKMQK; from the coding sequence ATGGGAACAGTAAAAACATTAAATAAGTGGGCTAATGCCCATACTTATTATCCGTTAGATCTCGTACGCATTGCTTTAGGTGTATTTTTATTTTTTAAGGGAATACATTTTATAGGGAACACCGAACTTTTAATTGAACTGATCGATCCTTTAAAGAACTGGGCCGGATCGTTGATGATGGTACATTATGTAGCTCCTGCTCATTTAATAGGTGGACTGCTAATTGCTTTCGGGCTTTTAACACGTTGGGCTATTATAGCGCAATTACCTATACTTATTGGTGCCCTGGCTATCAATTTCTTTGGTCCGATGGATACAAAAAGCTTTTTAACAGCTTTAATAGTACTTATTGTTTGTGCGTTCTTTTTAGTTTACGGAAGCGGAAAACATTCTGCTGATTACTATTTTAAAATGCAGAAATAA